The proteins below come from a single Hyphomicrobium denitrificans ATCC 51888 genomic window:
- a CDS encoding glutathione binding-like protein, which translates to MLTLYYSPGACSLASHIALHEAGEKFDLVKVNLKTHALEDGRSFKDINPKGYVPALQFDNGDVLTENVAILTKIADRHSTLAAPGKHGKYRLLEMLAFISSEVHKSFKPLFSANSTAEEKQAAKDAIAKRLEFLAKHKPTSGTYLFGDNMTVADAYLFVMLLWAEKNGVKVPDALKKLAEAMKARPTVHLALKHEGLAA; encoded by the coding sequence ATGCTGACACTTTACTATTCGCCTGGCGCATGCAGCCTCGCCAGTCACATTGCATTGCATGAGGCGGGCGAGAAATTCGATCTTGTGAAAGTCAATCTCAAAACACATGCACTCGAGGACGGACGTTCGTTCAAGGATATCAATCCGAAGGGCTATGTCCCGGCGCTACAGTTCGATAATGGCGACGTGCTTACGGAGAACGTCGCCATTCTGACGAAGATTGCGGATCGTCATTCAACGCTCGCAGCACCCGGCAAACACGGAAAGTATCGCCTGCTCGAAATGCTGGCGTTTATCTCGAGCGAGGTCCACAAATCCTTCAAGCCTCTGTTTAGCGCCAACTCAACTGCGGAAGAAAAACAAGCGGCGAAGGACGCGATAGCGAAGCGTCTCGAGTTCCTCGCCAAGCACAAACCGACGTCCGGCACTTATCTTTTCGGAGACAACATGACGGTCGCCGATGCCTATCTCTTCGTCATGCTGCTTTGGGCAGAGAAAAACGGCGTCAAGGTACCCGATGCGTTGAAAAAGCTGGCGGAAGCGATGAAAGCGCGTCCGACGGTTCATCTTGCGTTGAAGCACGAAGGCCTAGCTGCCTGA
- the gspM gene encoding type II secretion system protein GspM: protein MPLGRTYKAYAAVAILIALLAGVAALAAVPFLQVAGLEDEIAEKQKLLPELRAKVAHEDKLRKEHEELSALGQDKSLLLEGDKTGVAGANLQSLVNSLVAANGGTASSIQILPPKEDGNLMRISVSVSINVGTQGLRDIIHTLETGMPLIFIDDVSVQAIHDDFRPPEPHYMGPLEVTLQVSGFAAQGGGAS from the coding sequence ATGCCGCTTGGAAGAACATACAAGGCTTATGCGGCCGTCGCCATTTTGATAGCGCTGCTGGCCGGCGTCGCGGCGCTTGCGGCGGTGCCATTTCTGCAGGTTGCGGGCCTGGAAGACGAGATTGCCGAAAAGCAGAAACTTTTGCCGGAGTTGCGCGCCAAGGTCGCGCATGAGGACAAGTTGCGAAAGGAGCATGAGGAGCTTTCGGCACTCGGACAGGACAAGAGCCTGCTGCTCGAGGGCGACAAGACAGGTGTCGCCGGTGCGAATTTGCAGAGTCTCGTCAATTCGCTGGTGGCAGCAAATGGAGGAACGGCCTCCAGCATTCAGATTCTTCCGCCCAAGGAAGACGGCAATCTGATGCGAATATCCGTGAGCGTATCAATCAACGTCGGGACGCAAGGCCTCCGCGATATCATTCATACGCTTGAGACAGGAATGCCGCTGATCTTTATCGACGACGTCTCCGTGCAAGCCATTCACGATGATTTCCGCCCGCCCGAGCCTCATTACATGGGGCCTCTCGAAGTGACTCTGCAGGTGAGCGGTTTCGCGGCTCAAGGCGGAGGAGCTTCCTGA
- a CDS encoding PilN domain-containing protein translates to MAQSADRFGRIHRFYAWWIYELSSVLTRKQAKERPWRTMLYQSADGLRIIANSDGRIKEIAMLAHDAGSDAIADARRSVIGKRDTNQILLRLAPSQVVRRTLRVPRAAADLLSSVVENKVETIVAWPVENTYFGYRVVADDPASSDQIDTEIIATTKTLVDSALQRAQELGLSPRAVDFAEAPEDASQVEILKLEQDPVTRTAARVKVALAGLVICSLLAGGFGLYRLWDLQTQFDELDGKIAAVMSKVDDIKKLNDENTKIKDQRERLAKMKLDNRPAMELIEALSRALPDTAYLDEFEIHDGEARMVGKSADPTGLIGELESTPEFEDVRFAAPTTREDGQKLGTFSIVGKIQAEGTPEKRQ, encoded by the coding sequence ATGGCGCAAAGCGCAGACCGATTTGGCCGAATTCACCGCTTCTATGCGTGGTGGATTTATGAACTGAGCAGCGTGCTCACGCGCAAGCAGGCTAAAGAGCGGCCCTGGCGGACAATGCTTTATCAAAGCGCCGACGGCCTGCGTATCATTGCGAACAGCGACGGCCGGATCAAAGAAATTGCGATGCTTGCCCACGATGCAGGTAGCGATGCGATCGCGGACGCTAGACGAAGCGTGATTGGAAAACGGGACACCAATCAGATCCTGCTCCGGCTTGCACCCAGTCAGGTTGTGAGACGGACGCTGCGGGTTCCCCGCGCAGCAGCGGACCTGCTCAGCTCAGTCGTCGAGAACAAAGTCGAGACGATTGTCGCCTGGCCGGTAGAGAATACCTATTTTGGCTATCGCGTCGTCGCTGACGATCCGGCATCGAGTGATCAGATCGACACGGAAATCATCGCGACGACAAAAACGCTCGTCGATAGCGCGCTGCAAAGAGCGCAAGAGCTCGGGCTTTCTCCAAGAGCCGTCGATTTTGCCGAGGCACCGGAGGATGCCTCACAGGTCGAAATTCTGAAGTTGGAGCAGGATCCGGTCACGAGAACGGCCGCGCGCGTGAAAGTCGCGCTCGCAGGACTTGTTATTTGCAGCCTGCTTGCCGGGGGATTTGGGCTCTATCGGCTTTGGGATCTGCAAACGCAGTTCGACGAACTCGACGGTAAAATCGCGGCTGTCATGTCCAAGGTCGACGACATCAAGAAACTCAACGACGAGAATACCAAGATCAAAGATCAGCGCGAGCGTTTGGCCAAAATGAAATTGGACAACCGTCCCGCCATGGAGTTGATCGAAGCCCTGAGCCGCGCGCTTCCGGATACGGCTTATCTCGATGAATTTGAAATTCATGACGGCGAGGCGCGCATGGTCGGAAAATCAGCAGATCCGACGGGCTTGATCGGAGAACTTGAGAGCACGCCCGAATTTGAGGATGTGCGGTTCGCGGCGCCCACCACGCGCGAGGATGGTCAAAAGCTTGGAACATTTTCGATCGTTGGAAAAATCCAAGCTGAAGGAACACCGGAGAAACGTCAGTGA
- a CDS encoding type II secretion system protein GspK, with the protein MEQRTKCAGRELQQHGEAGFVMLVVLWVLTAATILVVSFNAAVRSSAASATAEVDWTVSEALLDAGLEVGAAHLVDLNEKQRWPGDGTPHAIAFAGVKLVITATDANALIDVNQADEKLLRSFLRKFSSAPAEADRLGSLIMEAREAAVNTNSQTPSKTNDNASQDTFRAHMAFADVWQLGRTRGVPERLFKRIEPYLTVYSAEGTINPATAPEKVLEAIPDINRADLVKLKYSSRDASNDVLDKARSYLTEQRGPAFIIKVSAQRTGSSHRVERTFAIVTGIDTAAPYRLLAKWPTVSASAEKM; encoded by the coding sequence ATGGAACAGCGAACCAAGTGCGCCGGACGGGAGCTTCAGCAGCACGGAGAAGCCGGGTTCGTCATGCTTGTCGTGCTCTGGGTCCTGACAGCGGCAACGATCCTCGTCGTCTCGTTCAATGCAGCGGTCCGCAGCAGCGCCGCGTCAGCAACGGCCGAAGTGGACTGGACCGTATCGGAAGCGCTGCTCGATGCAGGCCTCGAAGTCGGCGCCGCGCATCTCGTCGATCTCAATGAGAAGCAACGCTGGCCGGGAGATGGGACGCCGCACGCGATTGCGTTTGCCGGTGTGAAACTTGTCATCACCGCCACGGATGCAAACGCGCTGATCGACGTCAATCAGGCAGATGAAAAACTGTTGCGGTCATTTTTGCGCAAATTCTCGAGCGCGCCCGCCGAAGCCGATCGCCTGGGTTCGCTCATCATGGAGGCGCGTGAGGCGGCGGTGAACACGAACTCTCAAACACCTTCGAAAACGAATGATAACGCGTCGCAGGACACGTTTCGCGCGCATATGGCGTTCGCCGACGTATGGCAGCTTGGGCGAACGCGCGGCGTTCCCGAGAGACTGTTTAAGCGCATCGAACCCTATCTGACCGTCTACAGTGCCGAAGGCACGATCAATCCGGCGACGGCGCCCGAGAAAGTGTTGGAGGCCATTCCAGACATCAATCGCGCCGACTTGGTCAAGCTCAAGTATTCCAGCAGAGACGCATCGAACGACGTTCTGGACAAAGCACGGTCCTACCTGACGGAGCAGCGCGGCCCCGCGTTCATCATCAAAGTCAGCGCTCAGCGCACAGGCAGCAGTCACCGCGTCGAGCGCACGTTTGCGATCGTCACTGGCATCGATACGGCGGCACCATATCGATTGCTCGCGAAGTGGCCCACGGTGAGCGCGTCAGCGGAGAAGATGTGA
- a CDS encoding PulJ/GspJ family protein, protein MGSAQQPQDWNGQSGFTLIELLVSLTILTMLLGIVSSALRTLSMHWNANANGIERLEMISRAFDIFERDVSGMRRLTRIADVDRRFIFSGTASRLSFVTVEPPYPTAPGLYFVDYSNSATNGKNELIRARAPYQAGMSAFPGATPANKVSLLDGPFAYQFSYAEKGKRQGSWLATWKKPNRLPDLIRLQIVDARSGDEIAQPFIAAVRADAEVGCVSDGSDGCSARTGGEFHQSTPVANATKEK, encoded by the coding sequence ATGGGTAGCGCGCAGCAGCCTCAGGATTGGAACGGGCAGAGCGGGTTCACGTTGATCGAGCTGCTCGTGAGCCTGACGATCCTCACGATGCTTCTCGGCATCGTGAGTTCGGCGCTGCGCACGCTGTCAATGCATTGGAACGCGAACGCCAACGGCATCGAACGTCTCGAAATGATTTCGCGCGCCTTCGATATATTCGAACGCGACGTGTCGGGCATGCGACGCCTGACGCGGATTGCTGACGTCGATCGCCGGTTCATATTCTCAGGCACCGCAAGCCGTTTGTCGTTCGTCACCGTAGAGCCGCCCTATCCGACCGCTCCGGGACTGTACTTCGTTGATTATTCGAATTCGGCGACGAACGGAAAAAATGAACTAATCAGAGCCCGTGCTCCGTATCAGGCCGGCATGTCAGCGTTCCCGGGAGCAACGCCAGCCAATAAAGTTTCACTATTGGATGGACCATTCGCATACCAATTCTCTTACGCCGAAAAAGGCAAGCGCCAAGGTTCCTGGCTCGCGACATGGAAAAAGCCGAACCGCCTGCCGGATCTCATTCGCTTGCAGATCGTTGACGCCAGATCGGGGGATGAAATCGCGCAACCCTTCATCGCCGCCGTGCGAGCCGATGCCGAAGTCGGCTGCGTAAGCGACGGTTCCGATGGCTGCAGCGCACGCACCGGAGGGGAATTCCATCAGAGCACTCCCGTCGCCAATGCGACCAAGGAGAAATGA
- a CDS encoding prepilin-type N-terminal cleavage/methylation domain-containing protein, translating to MKFESTGLRAAFRPPPSTEAAGASSANAGFTLFETLIAMLVLSIGLAGLFEANGRALRTVGTAADYAKARVIARGLLADATTGWSIPPTSQNGSSGGFQWAIDVAPETSPWAKVDVRDGWKLRRVRVTVALGDGRELVLTTLKFGRNNG from the coding sequence ATGAAATTCGAGTCAACTGGCTTACGGGCCGCGTTTCGTCCGCCTCCATCAACTGAGGCGGCCGGGGCTTCGAGCGCGAACGCGGGTTTCACGCTGTTCGAAACCCTGATCGCAATGCTCGTTTTATCGATCGGCCTTGCCGGATTGTTCGAGGCGAACGGCCGCGCGCTGCGGACGGTTGGGACAGCCGCGGACTATGCAAAAGCCCGGGTGATTGCCCGCGGCCTGCTCGCCGATGCAACGACGGGCTGGTCAATTCCGCCGACGTCGCAGAACGGCAGCAGCGGCGGCTTTCAGTGGGCAATCGATGTCGCTCCGGAAACATCGCCGTGGGCAAAGGTCGACGTGCGCGATGGCTGGAAGCTGCGGCGCGTCCGCGTGACCGTCGCGTTAGGCGACGGGCGCGAGCTTGTGCTCACGACATTGAAGTTCGGACGTAACAATGGGTAG
- a CDS encoding GspH/FimT family pseudopilin: MSPAGSEPKDCNREAGFTLFEMLAVLVIVALTAGAISMLYRSPSSEAQLKTASLMAASRLRDIRSGAMISGSDRLAVIDVARKSIEFSNGIAPMTFPRSIDLDVMSADSERVSPTAAGIRFFPNGASTGGTINLRSRDKAYEIRVNWLTGRVSSASIN, from the coding sequence ATGTCACCAGCTGGCAGTGAGCCGAAAGATTGCAACCGTGAAGCGGGCTTCACGCTCTTCGAGATGTTGGCCGTGCTTGTGATTGTTGCGCTGACGGCCGGCGCGATTTCGATGCTGTATCGGAGCCCTTCGAGCGAAGCCCAATTGAAAACGGCGTCACTTATGGCGGCCTCGCGCCTGCGAGATATTCGATCGGGAGCAATGATTTCGGGATCGGATCGTCTCGCCGTCATCGATGTCGCTCGCAAGTCGATCGAATTCAGCAACGGTATCGCGCCGATGACGTTTCCGCGATCGATCGATCTCGATGTCATGTCAGCCGATAGCGAACGGGTATCGCCAACGGCCGCCGGAATTCGCTTCTTTCCGAACGGAGCTTCGACGGGCGGCACCATCAACTTGAGATCAAGAGACAAAGCCTATGAAATTCGAGTCAACTGGCTTACGGGCCGCGTTTCGTCCGCCTCCATCAACTGA
- the gspG gene encoding type II secretion system major pseudopilin GspG, with protein sequence MKVTTYEVGFSAQRTERRRDGELGFTLVELLVVMVILVLLASLVAPRVIGYLGSSRTKTAKVQIESLSTSLELYKLDTGQYPDGRQGLVALVQRPGNIPSWNGPYLKKDRVPLDPWGQPYFYVYPGKHGAFDILSLGADKKEGGQGEDQDVTSWQ encoded by the coding sequence ATGAAGGTCACGACGTATGAAGTGGGATTTAGCGCTCAGCGTACCGAACGGCGGCGAGATGGCGAACTGGGATTTACGCTCGTCGAACTCTTGGTGGTGATGGTCATTCTCGTTCTGCTCGCGAGCCTCGTTGCGCCGCGCGTCATCGGATATCTCGGCAGCTCACGAACAAAGACCGCGAAGGTGCAGATCGAAAGCCTGAGTACGTCGCTCGAACTCTACAAGCTCGATACTGGACAGTACCCCGATGGCCGCCAGGGCTTGGTGGCGCTCGTCCAGCGCCCTGGAAATATCCCGAGTTGGAATGGGCCTTATCTGAAGAAGGATCGCGTGCCGCTCGATCCTTGGGGCCAGCCCTATTTTTACGTCTATCCCGGCAAACACGGCGCTTTCGATATTCTGTCTCTTGGCGCGGACAAAAAGGAAGGCGGTCAGGGTGAGGATCAAGATGTCACCAGCTGGCAGTGA
- a CDS encoding type II secretion system F family protein produces MLYRYTALTRTGSSLVGEMEAVDRSTVIQDLNQLGHFPIEVSEIKGASSSAASGGASLFSGLPSARQITLFTRELGMLLKAGLPLDQALTFLERDAGSKSLARLIGRVGTEISSGKSLCEALEMQGGAFPPIYSRMVRVAEASGTLETVLERIAAGREKAQKLKSMALSELLYPCLLILMAIAAVTIMLTVVVPRFKDMIGNAGTQIPDQARFVIGASDWLIANWQYLVAAIASVLAIVVLGWSRIRGNVETLLLRMPLIGGIMKLNLTVRFCRTLGMLIENGVDLPSAMKLVGDVIGNKNASSALNEAYDALRKGRSFLDPISDSKLFPPVLINMLRVGEETGSLASSLLHMAEVFEEKLERTVERTFTILEPVIILVVSGIIAFIIVSILSAVISINDLAM; encoded by the coding sequence ATGCTTTATCGCTATACGGCGTTGACACGAACCGGCTCCAGCCTCGTTGGGGAAATGGAAGCTGTCGACAGGTCCACGGTCATTCAGGACCTCAATCAGCTCGGCCATTTTCCTATTGAAGTGTCGGAGATCAAGGGGGCTTCGAGTAGCGCTGCATCGGGCGGAGCTTCACTATTCTCCGGCCTGCCGTCGGCGCGCCAGATCACGCTCTTCACGCGCGAATTGGGAATGTTGCTGAAGGCCGGTTTGCCGCTCGATCAGGCGCTCACATTTCTCGAGCGTGACGCGGGATCAAAATCGCTTGCACGTTTGATCGGACGTGTCGGGACGGAAATCAGTTCCGGTAAGAGCCTTTGCGAAGCATTGGAAATGCAGGGCGGCGCGTTTCCGCCAATCTATTCGCGTATGGTTCGTGTAGCCGAAGCGAGCGGAACACTGGAAACGGTTCTGGAACGCATCGCGGCTGGCCGTGAGAAAGCGCAAAAGCTCAAGAGTATGGCGCTTTCGGAATTGCTCTATCCGTGTCTCCTGATCCTCATGGCAATTGCAGCCGTCACGATCATGCTGACCGTTGTCGTTCCGCGCTTCAAGGATATGATCGGCAATGCCGGCACGCAAATTCCCGATCAGGCGCGCTTCGTCATCGGCGCTTCGGATTGGCTCATTGCGAACTGGCAGTACCTTGTTGCCGCGATCGCGTCGGTTCTGGCTATCGTAGTCCTGGGTTGGTCGCGGATACGCGGCAACGTCGAGACGCTGCTGCTGCGCATGCCGCTGATCGGCGGCATCATGAAGCTCAATCTGACAGTCCGCTTCTGCCGCACGCTCGGCATGCTGATTGAGAATGGCGTCGATCTTCCATCGGCGATGAAGCTCGTTGGCGACGTGATCGGCAACAAAAACGCGTCTTCGGCGCTGAACGAGGCTTACGACGCGCTTCGGAAGGGACGTAGCTTTCTCGATCCAATCTCCGATTCCAAACTGTTCCCACCGGTCCTCATCAATATGCTTCGCGTCGGTGAGGAAACGGGAAGCCTCGCGTCATCACTTCTTCATATGGCGGAAGTCTTCGAGGAAAAGCTCGAGCGAACGGTTGAACGCACCTTCACGATTCTGGAGCCGGTCATCATCCTCGTCGTCAGCGGCATCATCGCGTTCATCATCGTCTCCATTCTGAGCGCAGTCATAAGCATCAACGATCTCGCTATGTGA
- a CDS encoding GspE/PulE family protein encodes MSGSFKEYLLSERLVTPTDLDNVDKFRLESGASIFSALRKASGMQSQAIVRAVADYHKIARVEEGDWGRFQPPQTEIPTAFLRENKIYPLGDVEDGILLAMEDPSDAQAINAVRIALQREVIPRVASAEDILAAIERMARERGTSAVWQEAEKAEAGDDVEHLRDMALGAPVVRFVNQMIQNAVHARATDIHIEPFDGHVAIRIRVDGMLRDVTAPPAQMAKAIVSRVKILSGLNIAERRLPQDGRARIRINEHRLDLRIATIPTVHGEAVAIRLLDNVRRMLDFAPLGFCAIDEAEIRKHLSAPYGLMLVTGPTGSGKTTTLATALSLLNEGHRKILTIEDPIEYELDGINQTQAKPSIGLSFADALRSFLRHDPDVLMVGEMRDGETASIAIHAALTGHLVLSTLHTNTAAGAIPRLLDMGIDSFLLASSLRGVVGQRLVRVLCEHCKQPSDEVLSLGRAHGIDAVPEGSRHWRAVGCERCFGTGYSGRVVISEVLSVDDEIRELIQPNAQPALIEAAARRKGMTTMIMDGLAKCLSGVTTQEEVRRVALDV; translated from the coding sequence ATGAGTGGAAGTTTCAAAGAATATCTTTTGAGCGAACGCCTCGTCACGCCGACTGATCTCGATAACGTCGATAAGTTTCGGCTCGAGTCCGGCGCCTCAATTTTTTCCGCCCTGCGCAAGGCATCAGGAATGCAGTCCCAGGCGATCGTGCGCGCCGTCGCGGACTATCACAAAATTGCGCGCGTTGAAGAAGGCGATTGGGGGCGCTTTCAGCCGCCGCAGACTGAAATACCGACCGCGTTTCTGCGCGAGAATAAAATCTATCCATTGGGTGATGTGGAAGACGGAATACTGCTTGCGATGGAGGATCCATCCGACGCGCAAGCCATCAATGCTGTGAGAATTGCGCTTCAGAGGGAAGTCATTCCGCGCGTCGCTTCGGCCGAAGATATTCTGGCAGCGATCGAGCGCATGGCGCGGGAGCGCGGCACGTCCGCGGTCTGGCAGGAAGCCGAAAAGGCTGAGGCCGGCGACGATGTCGAACATCTCCGCGATATGGCACTCGGCGCACCGGTGGTGCGGTTCGTCAACCAGATGATCCAGAACGCCGTGCATGCGCGGGCAACCGACATCCATATCGAACCGTTTGACGGCCACGTCGCAATCCGCATTCGCGTCGATGGTATGCTGCGGGACGTCACCGCGCCGCCCGCGCAAATGGCGAAGGCAATCGTCTCGCGTGTTAAAATTCTATCCGGTTTGAATATCGCCGAGCGTCGCCTGCCGCAGGATGGACGTGCGCGCATACGTATTAATGAGCATCGGCTCGATCTTCGCATTGCCACGATCCCGACGGTTCACGGCGAAGCCGTCGCTATCCGCTTGCTCGATAACGTTCGGCGCATGCTCGATTTCGCACCACTCGGATTTTGCGCCATTGATGAAGCGGAAATCCGCAAGCATTTGTCGGCGCCTTACGGTCTGATGTTGGTCACCGGGCCGACCGGATCGGGAAAAACGACGACTCTGGCCACGGCGCTGTCGTTGTTGAACGAAGGCCATCGAAAAATCCTGACGATTGAAGACCCGATCGAATATGAGCTTGACGGTATCAACCAAACGCAGGCGAAGCCATCGATTGGATTGAGCTTTGCCGACGCGCTCCGCTCATTCCTTCGTCATGATCCGGACGTGCTGATGGTTGGCGAAATGCGCGACGGTGAGACGGCGAGCATCGCGATTCACGCGGCTCTAACCGGCCACCTCGTTCTCTCGACCTTGCATACCAATACCGCAGCCGGCGCTATTCCCCGCTTGCTGGATATGGGGATCGACTCATTTTTGCTCGCATCATCGTTGCGCGGCGTGGTCGGGCAGCGGCTCGTCAGAGTCCTTTGTGAGCATTGCAAGCAGCCATCCGACGAAGTGCTGTCGCTCGGCCGCGCGCATGGCATTGATGCCGTGCCCGAGGGAAGCCGGCATTGGAGAGCGGTGGGATGCGAGCGCTGCTTCGGCACAGGCTACAGCGGGCGTGTCGTGATCTCGGAAGTCTTGAGCGTCGACGATGAAATTCGCGAGCTGATCCAGCCGAACGCTCAGCCCGCGCTGATCGAAGCGGCCGCGCGCCGAAAGGGAATGACCACGATGATCATGGACGGACTGGCGAAATGCCTGTCCGGAGTGACGACACAAGAAGAAGTTCGACGCGTGGCGCTCGACGTGTGA
- the gspD gene encoding type II secretion system secretin GspD, which yields MFGWKVFALLGLVSVSVSGCAALLEKPLIEPPDEIAKLSNADLSPAAPMGVRPVSNPTLNTGSIAAKYAGDNRTTRAVEARTPGISQNASGYELNFSDTDLSELVKVVLKDTLGITYVFDSHIEGRVSISTGGPVTRAELISILESILATNHAALLIENGVYRVVPEADARQQGISAFDYVRESREVGAGYGVSIFALRYVSTEAMMRMLDGLMVKQEDLRASVFNNMLFIRGPGQSRQSIVEIVSMFDVDWMKGQSAGIFKLDNASPDDVIRELKQVFQTDRQGRGLVKFQTIGRLNAVLVLAPRSQTVDKVGEWISRLDHSGADDDNYYVYRVENGRAKDLARLLMAAFTGGGAAGGSGRGAEEKEVAPTLAASRTSSGSSFGSSSSGTGSNSNSGPLSGSTTGSTSLGGGDASGSSNGSPLKGAPTLASAEEEPADEGPQSSAATSSDQVRVTPDERNNKLLIKASERNYKKILQILHRVDQPPLQVLINATLAEVTLNKNLQYGVQFFLQKNHGKSGGIGFSTSDALAIAPVMPGLNLIAGNIGSDPRVILDALAKETAVRIVSSPSVVVLHNQQAILEVGDQVPIITREAQSVINPDSPTVNEIEFKNTGVILNVTPRINSNGLVTMEVQQEVSAVQNTSGQSDAATSLTPTISQRRVTSTIAVQSGQMVVLGGLIREEVSRSKSSIPVINKIPYLGDVLGGETDNGRTRTELVVFIRPIVIRNPEDASNAAEALRAGMASLAPRPTAWDARIESREDPRVVGGGSIK from the coding sequence ATGTTCGGTTGGAAGGTTTTCGCTCTGCTCGGATTAGTATCCGTGAGCGTTTCAGGATGTGCGGCGTTACTCGAAAAGCCCTTGATCGAGCCCCCGGACGAAATCGCCAAGCTCTCGAATGCTGATCTGTCTCCTGCTGCGCCGATGGGCGTCCGACCGGTTTCAAATCCAACGCTAAATACCGGATCAATCGCTGCGAAATACGCCGGCGATAACCGGACAACCAGGGCCGTCGAAGCGCGCACGCCAGGCATCTCGCAAAATGCGTCCGGGTACGAGCTGAACTTTTCAGACACAGATTTATCCGAGCTCGTCAAAGTCGTTTTGAAAGACACACTCGGCATCACGTACGTGTTTGATTCCCACATAGAGGGCCGGGTATCGATATCGACGGGAGGGCCAGTTACCCGCGCAGAACTCATTTCCATCCTTGAAAGCATTCTGGCGACCAACCACGCCGCGCTGCTGATTGAAAACGGCGTCTATCGTGTCGTGCCGGAAGCGGACGCCCGTCAGCAGGGCATTTCTGCGTTCGATTACGTGCGCGAGAGCCGCGAGGTTGGCGCAGGATACGGTGTTTCGATTTTTGCACTCAGATATGTTTCGACTGAAGCGATGATGCGGATGCTCGACGGATTGATGGTCAAACAGGAAGACCTGCGAGCGAGCGTCTTCAATAATATGCTTTTCATTCGGGGGCCGGGCCAGTCACGGCAGTCTATTGTTGAAATCGTCTCGATGTTCGACGTCGACTGGATGAAGGGACAATCTGCGGGAATATTTAAGCTCGACAATGCGTCGCCGGATGACGTGATCCGCGAGCTCAAGCAAGTGTTCCAGACCGATCGCCAAGGCCGCGGCCTTGTGAAGTTTCAAACGATCGGCCGCCTCAACGCCGTACTTGTTTTGGCCCCGAGATCGCAAACTGTCGATAAAGTCGGCGAATGGATTTCGCGCCTGGATCACAGTGGCGCCGACGACGACAATTATTATGTCTATAGAGTCGAAAACGGCAGAGCGAAGGACTTGGCGCGCCTATTGATGGCAGCCTTCACAGGGGGTGGCGCGGCAGGAGGCTCGGGCCGCGGCGCTGAGGAGAAGGAAGTTGCGCCAACGCTCGCCGCATCAAGAACGAGTTCCGGGAGCAGTTTCGGAAGCTCCTCGAGCGGGACGGGAAGCAATTCGAACTCCGGGCCGCTCAGCGGTTCAACGACGGGAAGCACAAGTCTGGGTGGAGGTGACGCGTCCGGTTCGTCAAACGGCAGTCCGCTGAAAGGCGCTCCGACGCTTGCATCGGCGGAAGAGGAACCTGCTGACGAGGGTCCTCAGTCGTCGGCAGCCACATCATCCGATCAGGTCCGCGTCACGCCGGACGAACGCAATAATAAGTTGCTCATCAAAGCGTCAGAGCGAAACTACAAGAAAATTCTGCAAATCTTGCATCGCGTCGATCAACCGCCTCTACAGGTGTTGATCAATGCCACGCTCGCTGAAGTGACGCTCAATAAGAATCTTCAATATGGCGTGCAGTTCTTCCTGCAGAAGAACCACGGCAAATCCGGAGGCATCGGATTCAGCACGTCCGATGCATTGGCAATTGCGCCCGTCATGCCCGGACTGAATCTCATTGCCGGAAACATCGGTTCGGACCCGCGCGTTATTCTCGATGCACTCGCCAAGGAAACGGCGGTTAGGATCGTGTCATCGCCGTCTGTCGTGGTTCTCCACAATCAGCAGGCGATCCTTGAGGTCGGGGATCAGGTGCCCATCATCACGCGCGAGGCTCAGAGCGTGATTAACCCCGACTCGCCGACTGTCAACGAGATCGAATTCAAGAATACCGGTGTGATCTTGAACGTCACACCGCGCATCAACAGCAATGGGCTCGTTACAATGGAAGTGCAGCAGGAGGTCAGCGCCGTTCAGAATACGTCTGGCCAGTCCGATGCAGCGACCTCGCTGACACCCACGATTTCACAACGCCGCGTCACGAGTACGATCGCGGTTCAAAGCGGACAAATGGTTGTGCTTGGCGGCCTGATCCGCGAAGAAGTCAGCCGATCGAAGTCCAGCATCCCGGTCATCAATAAAATTCCATATCTCGGCGACGTGCTTGGGGGCGAGACGGACAACGGGCGAACACGGACAGAGCTTGTCGTTTTCATACGCCCCATCGTCATTCGCAATCCTGAAGACGCCAGCAACGCGGCAGAAGCCTTGCGCGCCGGAATGGCGTCTCTGGCGCCGCGACCAACGGCTTGGGACGCGCGCATCGAGAGTCGCGAAGATCCGAGAGTCGTCGGCGGCGGCTCCATCAAGTGA